A genome region from Tenrec ecaudatus isolate mTenEca1 chromosome 13, mTenEca1.hap1, whole genome shotgun sequence includes the following:
- the LOC142424435 gene encoding small ribosomal subunit protein uS10-like translates to MAFKDTGKTPVEPEVAIHRIRITLTSRNVESLEKVCADLIRGAKEKNLKVKGAVRLPTKTLRLTTRKTPCGEGSKTWDRFQMSIHKRLIDLHSPSEIVKQITSISIEPGVEVEVTIADA, encoded by the coding sequence ATGGCATTTAAGGACACCGGAAAGACACCTGTGGAACCAGAGGTGGCTATTCACCGAATTAGAATTACTCTGACCAGCCGCAATGTGGAATCCTTGGAGAAAGTGTGTGCTGACTTGATCAGAGGGGCTAAGGAGAAGAACCTGAAAGTGAAGGGAGCAGTTAGGCTGCCCACCAAGACTCTGAGACTTACGACCAGGAAAACTCCCTGTGGGGAAGGCTCTAAGACCTGGGATCGATTCCAGATGAGCATCCACAAGCGTCTCATTGACTTGCACAGTCCGTCTGAGATAGTGAAGCAGATCACTTCTATCAGTATTGAGCCTGGAGTAGAGGTTGAAGTCACCATTGCAGATGCTTAA